The Pectinophora gossypiella chromosome 15, ilPecGoss1.1, whole genome shotgun sequence genome has a window encoding:
- the LOC126373030 gene encoding cytochrome P450 4V2-like — translation MLLFLTVIIIILIIGLKVRNRKYERLRKIFSHDLPSIPILGITYLAIGSNERIMQFIQMIGREGNRKGGLICDWFGPSLFLVISDAEIARLLTTKCLEKDNLFKKMGSLLIGNGIFTAPVPEWRTRRKILVPTFNTRNLNRFVHVFSKQSYIMVQRLRSKANAQPFAVWSYFAYNNMDSVCETVMGVQLKAQEKPEQPFLTSFLEAFHLTASRIFQPWLYADFIYKLFPASRQHEKARNIMYGFVSDLIISKRKEIQENQTRNSQTGEPQMKTFLDMLIASSEEERGYTNEELSDEIMALMLASTDTSANAAAFTLIMLSRYPDIQEKVFKELKEVFGNEKGPIVPEDLPRLKYMDIVIKETLRLYPPAPLIIRQVSEDVMLPSGVTIPAGCGILLNIWAVHRNSTYWGEDVEEFRPERFLDTPFKHPAQYMPFSFGPRSCPGYSYAMMSMKTLLAMTLREYRVLPATSPNESNQYPPLRLTFELLMKDADGFKICLEPRQ, via the exons ATGTTGTTGTTTTTGACcgtgattattataattttaataataggttTAAAAGTGAGAAATAGGAAATATGAAAGACTAAGGAAGATATTCAGTCATGACTTACCATCTATACCTATATTAGGAATAACGTACTTAGCGATTGGTAGCAATGAAA GAATTATGCAATTTATACAAATGATCGGTCGTGAGGGAAACCGAAAAGGCGGACTTATATGCGATTGGTTTGGACCTTCACTATTTTTAG TAATATCCGATGCTGAAATCGCGAGACTGTTAACAACTAAATGTCTGGAAAAggacaatttatttaaaaaaatgggaTCTTTATTAATCGGTAATGGAATATTTACTGCACCAG TTCCAGAATGGCGCACGCGGCGCAAGATTTTAGTTCCAACATTTAATACAAGGAATTTGAATCGATTCGTACATGTATTTTCGAAGCAATCCTACATAATGGTACAAAGGCTTCGAAGTAAAGCGAATGCTCAACCGTTTGCAGTCTGGAGTTACTTTGCTTATAACAACATGGATTCTGTTTGTG AAACAGTGATGGGCGTGCAATTAAAAGCTCAAGAAAAACCCGAACAGCCATTTTTGACATCTTTTTTGGAAGCATTCCATTTAACTGCAAGTCGCATATTTCAGCCATGGCTCTATGCCGACTTTATATACAAACTCTTTCCTGCCAGTAGACAACACGAAAAAGctagaaatataatgtatggCTTCGTCAGTGAT ttgaTAATATCTAAACGTAAAGAAATTCAAGAAAACCAAACTAGAAATTCACAGACAG GAGAACCTCAGATGAAAACATTTCTGGATATGTTGATTGCGTCTTCAGAAGAAGAGAGAGGCTATACTAATGAGGAATTATCAGATGAGATAATGGCTTTGATGTTGGCCAGCACAGATACTTCTGCCAATGCTGCTGCTTTTACCTTAATCATGTTGTCCAGATACCCTGACATTCAAGAAAAGGTCTTCAAAGA GTTAAAGGAAGTGTTCGGCAATGAGAAAGGACCAATTGTTCCTGAAGATCTTCCACGACTGAAGTATATGGACATTGTTATTAAAGAAACTTTAAGACTATACCCTCCAGCGCCTTTGATAATAAGACAAGTATCAGAAGATGTCATGTTAC cgtCAGGAGTCACCATACCCGCGGGTTGTGGTATTCTGTTAAATATCTGGGCTGTACATCGCAATTCTACCTACTGGGGCGAAGACGTGGAAGAGTTCCGACCAGAAAGGTTCCTAGATACACCGTTCAAGCATCCCGCACAATATATGCCATTCAGCTTTGGGCCAAGGAGTTGTCCAG GATACTCGTACGCCATGATGTCAATGAAGACGTTATTAGCGATGACACTGAGGGAGTACCGCGTGTTACCAGCCACTTCACCGAACGAATCAAATCAGTATCCTCCTCTACGACTGACCTTTGAGCTTCTGATGAAGGACGCCGATGGTTTTAAGATTTGCCTCGAGCCGAGACAGTGA